In Gemmatimonadota bacterium, the following are encoded in one genomic region:
- a CDS encoding HDOD domain-containing protein, producing MLGDLFKRFRSSERPAVAAAGASTARPTTAERTPPSAVPTVAPTTLPPVPPDADAREMQGWLELDVRTRVAELHNVLSREDRETDAPRFLDALLESFDAVVRQPPLAAQRALSVTRDTSAPTSRLVSLVEGDPGLGQALLRYANSAYYATGGGRVVSLHGAVQRVGTSGVHNVVLKTMVDGLLCRPGSAYQDMVNLSWQHMVRVAPITRGLAPAFRAVPDEAYALGLLHDVGKLVVFDRLGELRKTLRRDVAFPLPVIGVVLRMLHEPLGGLAALQWGLGAGVAHAIATHHRAPVPEMYDPRCELLFFAERLDLARSRGRPVDLERWWKDGLIVTPFDIVERAVANIPEDAEEGAPA from the coding sequence ATGCTCGGCGACCTCTTCAAGCGGTTCCGCTCGTCCGAACGGCCGGCTGTTGCAGCTGCCGGAGCCTCCACGGCGCGCCCGACCACGGCGGAGCGCACGCCGCCCTCGGCCGTGCCGACGGTGGCCCCGACGACGCTCCCCCCCGTGCCGCCTGACGCGGATGCACGCGAGATGCAGGGGTGGCTCGAGCTCGACGTGCGCACCCGCGTGGCCGAGTTGCACAACGTGCTCTCCCGCGAGGACCGTGAGACCGACGCGCCGCGCTTCCTGGACGCGCTGCTGGAGTCCTTTGACGCCGTGGTGCGCCAGCCGCCGCTGGCGGCGCAGCGCGCGCTCAGCGTCACGCGCGATACGAGCGCCCCGACGTCGCGCCTGGTCTCGCTGGTCGAAGGGGACCCCGGACTCGGCCAGGCGCTCCTGCGATACGCCAACTCGGCGTACTACGCCACCGGTGGGGGGCGCGTCGTGTCGCTGCACGGCGCCGTACAGCGTGTCGGGACCTCCGGCGTGCACAACGTCGTCCTCAAGACGATGGTCGACGGGCTCCTCTGCCGCCCGGGGAGCGCGTACCAGGACATGGTGAACCTGTCGTGGCAGCACATGGTGCGCGTCGCGCCGATCACGCGTGGGCTGGCGCCGGCGTTCCGCGCCGTGCCTGACGAGGCCTACGCGCTCGGGCTGCTGCACGACGTCGGGAAGCTCGTCGTCTTCGATCGCCTGGGCGAGCTGCGGAAGACACTGCGACGCGACGTCGCATTCCCGCTGCCCGTCATTGGCGTGGTGCTGCGCATGCTGCACGAGCCCCTGGGGGGGCTGGCGGCGCTGCAGTGGGGGCTGGGAGCCGGGGTCGCCCACGCCATCGCCACGCACCACCGCGCGCCGGTCCCCGAGATGTACGATCCGCGCTGCGAACTGTTGTTCTTCGCCGAACGACTCGACCTGGCGCGCTCGCGGGGACGACCGGTCGACCTGGAGCGCTGGTGGAAGGACGGCCTGATCGTCACGCCGTTCGATATCGTCGAGCGCGCCGTGGCCAACATCCCTGAGGACGCGGAGGAAGGGGCACCCGCCTGA
- a CDS encoding AAA family ATPase encodes MTRAAFLDELELLVRSRYSLVVLDTWEYERAEEALRHVASRLSLHYFEWRRSKGIRRGGGLTDPFIDDTALPTDALRHVEREGTGIYHFPALSAHFEDPLVVAHLHDVVDRFATRRGTLVISGGDVTLPESLRQHAIVISVPAPEGEDYRALMERVTRDHAARMPVRVDLTPSDRARLLHNLAGLSLTEAEKILTRLIMTDGALTAADIPRVTEAKRQAVEQDGLLEYWPTEGGMSQVAGLEGLKEWLARRRAAVLDPERAAAFGLPFPKGILLLGVPGCGKSLCAKSVANEWSLPLLRLDPGLLYDKYIGDSEKNFKRALRTAERMAPIVLWIDEIEKAFASSGGEQDGGVSRRVFGSFLSWLQDRRGDVFVVATANDVSTLPPEFIRKGRFDEVFFVDLPRAASRRAIFEIHLRKRGTDPKGVALDPLVAASDGFSGAEIEQAIVAAQYHAFSDAGTLTQARIAHELSATRPLSRTMAESLGSLRTWARDRTVHADGEAPTPPRPILLS; translated from the coding sequence ATGACACGCGCCGCCTTCCTCGACGAACTCGAACTCCTCGTTCGCTCACGCTACTCCCTCGTGGTACTCGACACCTGGGAGTACGAGCGAGCGGAGGAGGCACTGCGACACGTCGCCTCCCGCCTCTCCCTGCACTACTTCGAATGGCGCCGGTCCAAGGGGATTCGGCGTGGCGGCGGATTGACCGACCCCTTCATCGACGACACCGCCCTCCCGACCGACGCGCTACGCCACGTCGAGCGCGAGGGGACGGGGATCTACCACTTCCCCGCGCTCAGCGCCCATTTCGAGGATCCCCTCGTCGTCGCCCATCTGCACGACGTGGTCGACCGCTTCGCCACGCGCCGAGGGACGCTCGTTATCTCGGGGGGCGATGTCACCCTCCCCGAATCGCTGCGGCAGCACGCAATCGTCATCTCCGTCCCCGCCCCCGAGGGTGAGGACTACCGCGCCTTGATGGAGCGCGTCACGAGGGATCACGCCGCCCGCATGCCGGTCCGCGTCGACCTCACCCCCTCCGATCGCGCCCGCCTACTCCATAACCTGGCCGGGCTGTCGCTCACCGAGGCCGAGAAGATCCTCACCCGCTTGATCATGACCGACGGCGCCCTCACCGCCGCCGACATCCCGCGCGTCACGGAGGCCAAACGGCAGGCCGTCGAGCAGGATGGACTCCTCGAGTATTGGCCCACCGAGGGGGGGATGTCGCAGGTGGCCGGGCTCGAGGGGCTCAAGGAGTGGCTCGCCCGCCGTCGCGCTGCGGTCCTCGACCCCGAACGGGCCGCCGCCTTCGGCCTCCCGTTCCCCAAGGGCATCCTCCTGCTCGGCGTCCCCGGATGCGGCAAGAGCCTCTGCGCCAAGTCGGTGGCCAACGAGTGGTCGCTCCCGCTGCTGCGCCTCGACCCTGGGCTCCTGTACGACAAGTACATCGGGGACAGCGAGAAGAACTTCAAGCGCGCCCTCCGCACGGCCGAGCGCATGGCCCCCATCGTCTTGTGGATCGACGAGATCGAGAAGGCCTTCGCCTCGTCCGGCGGGGAGCAGGATGGTGGCGTCTCGCGGCGCGTCTTCGGCTCGTTTCTCTCGTGGTTGCAGGACCGCCGCGGCGACGTCTTCGTCGTCGCCACCGCCAACGACGTCTCGACGCTCCCCCCCGAGTTCATCCGCAAGGGACGCTTCGACGAGGTCTTCTTCGTCGACCTGCCGCGCGCCGCCTCTCGCCGGGCAATTTTCGAGATTCACCTGCGCAAGCGCGGCACCGACCCCAAGGGAGTCGCCCTCGATCCGCTGGTCGCCGCCTCCGACGGATTCAGCGGCGCCGAGATCGAGCAGGCCATCGTCGCGGCGCAGTATCACGCCTTCAGCGACGCGGGTACGCTCACGCAGGCGCGGATCGCCCACGAGCTGTCGGCCACGCGACCGCTGTCCCGTACGATGGCCGAGTCGTTAGGGTCGCTGCGCACGTGGGCACGCGACCGCACCGTCCACGCCGACGGCGAAGCCCCGACGCCACCGCGCCCCATCCTCCTGAGCTGA